The proteins below are encoded in one region of Hordeum vulgare subsp. vulgare chromosome 3H, MorexV3_pseudomolecules_assembly, whole genome shotgun sequence:
- the LOC123441687 gene encoding protein disulfide-isomerase-like, with product MVHQLSPSPLPTASLGTACPSRPSSRRWPTGRAPSRRRRRLRGPGEAAQSRPTSPSADADGVRLDTPAVPAHRVILVLAYTGNEDAKKFFFSGEITLDSIKEFAQDFLEDKLTPFYKSDPVPESNDEDVKVVVGKSVDQIVLDESKDVLLEVLNLLMHMDMMTL from the exons atggtgcaccagctgAGCCCGTCTCCGCTTCCTACGGCCTCCCTGGGAACGGCGTGCCCGTCGCGCCCGTCTTCACGCCGCTGGCCAACCGGGCGcgcgccgagccgccgccgccgccgtctgcGCGGGCCAGGGGAGGCGGCACAAAGCCGGCCGACTTCGCCCTCCGCCGACGCCGACGGGGTCCGCCTCGACACCCCCGCCGTCCCCGCCCACCGCGTCATCCTC GTTCTTGCTTACACTGGGAATGAAGACGCTAAGAAGTTTTTCTTCAGTGGTGAAATAACACTGGACAGCATTAAG GAATTTGCTCAAGATTTCCTGGAGGACAAGCTCACACCATTCTACAAGTCTGACCCAGTACCTGAATCC AATGATGAAGACGTCAAAGTTGTTGTTGGCAAGAGTGTGGATCAAATAGTTCTGGATGAGTCAAAAGATGTCCTTTTGGAG GTACTCAACCTATTGATGCACATGGACATGATGACTCTTTAG